One part of the Eubalaena glacialis isolate mEubGla1 chromosome 19, mEubGla1.1.hap2.+ XY, whole genome shotgun sequence genome encodes these proteins:
- the FZD2 gene encoding frizzled-2: MRPRSALPRLLLPLLLLPAAGPAQFHGEKGISIPDHGFCQPISIPLCTDIAYNQTIMPNLLGHTNQEDAGLEVHQFYPLVKVQCSPELRFFLCSMYAPVCTVLEQAIPPCRSICERARQGCEALMNKFGFQWPERLRCEHFPRHGAEQICVGQNHSEDGAPALLTTAPPPGLQPGAGGTPGGPGGGGSPPRYATLEHPFHCPRVLKVPSYLSYKFLGERDCAAPCEPARPDGSMFFSQEETRFARLWILTWSVLCCASTFFTVTTYLVDMQRFRYPERPIIFLSGCYTMVSVAYIAGFVLQERVVCNERFSEDGYRTVVQGTKKEGCTILFMMLYFFSMASSIWWVILSLTWFLAAGMKWGHEAIEANSQYFHLAAWAVPAVKTITILAMGQIDGDLLSGVCFVGLNSLDPLRGFVLAPLFVYLFIGTSFLLAGFVSLFRIRTIMKHDGTKTEKLERLMVRIGVFSVLYTVPATIVIACYFYEQAFREHWERSWVSQHCKSLAIPCPAHYTPRMSPDFTVYMIKYLMTLIVGITSGFWIWSGKTLHSWRKFYTRLTNSRHGETTV; encoded by the coding sequence ATGCGGCCCCGCAGCGCCCTGCCCCgtctgctgctgccgctgctgctgctgcccgcTGCGGGGCCGGCCCAGTTCCACGGGGAGAAGGGCATCTCCATCCCGGACCACGGCTTCTGCCAGCCCATCTCCATCCCGTTGTGCACGGACATCGCCTACAACCAGACCATCATGCCCAACCTTCTGGGCCATACGAACCAGGAGGACGCAGGACTGGAGGTGCACCAGTTCTACCCATTGGTGAAGGTGCAGTGCTCGCCCGAACTGCGCTTCTTCCTGTGCTCCATGTATGCACCCGTGTGCACTGTGCTGGAGCAGGCCATCCCGCCGTGCCGCTCGATCTGCGAGCGCGCGCGCCAGGGCTGCGAGGCGCTCATGAACAAGTTCGGTTTCCAGTGGCCGGAGCGCCTTCGCTGCGAGCACTTCCCCCGCCACGGCGCGGAGCAGATCTGCGTGGGCCAGAACCACTCGGAGGACGGCGCGCCCGCGTTGCTCACCACCGCGCCGCCGCCGGGCCTGCAGCCGGGTGCGGGGGGCACCCCGGGCGGCCCGGGTGGCGGCGGCTCGCCCCCGCGCTATGCCACGCTGGAGCACCCGTTCCACTGTCCGCGCGTCCTCAAGGTGCCGTCCTATCTCAGCTACAAGTTTCTGGGCGAGCGCGACTGCGCGGCTCCGTGCGAGCCGGCGCGGCCCGACGGCTCCATGTTCTTCTCCCAGGAAGAGACGCGCTTTGCGCGACTCTGGATCCTCACCTGGTCCGTGTTGTGCTGTGCCTCCACCTTTTTCACCGTCACCACGTACCTGGTGGACATGCAGCGCTTCCGCTACCCGGAGCGGCCCATCATCTTTCTGTCAGGCTGCTACACTATGGTGTCGGTGGCCTACATCGCGGGCTTCGTGCTCCAGGAGCGCGTGGTGTGTAACGAGCGCTTCTCCGAGGACGGCTACCGTACGGTGGTGCAGGGCACCAAGAAGGAGGGCTGCACCATCCTCTTCATGATGCTCTACTTCTTCAGCATGGCCAGTTCCATCTGGTGGGTCATCCTGTCGCTCACCTGGTTCCTGGCGGCGGGCATGAAGTGGGGCCACGAGGCCATCGAGGCCAACTCGCAGTACTTCCACCTGGCCGCGTGGGCCGTGCCCGCCGTCAAGACCATCACAATCCTGGCCATGGGCCAGATTGACGGCGACCTGCTGAGCGGCGTGTGCTTCGTGGGCCTCAACAGCCTGGACCCGCTGCGGGGCTTCGTGCTGGCGCCGCTCTTCGTGTACCTGTTCATAGGCACGTCCTTCCTCCTGGCCGGTTTCGTGTCACTCTTCCGCATCCGTACCATCATGAAGCACGACGGCACCAAGACGGAGAAGCTGGAGCGGCTCATGGTGCGCATCGGCGTCTTCTCGGTGCTGTACACGGTGCCCGCCACCATCGTCATCGCCTGCTATTTCTACGAGCAGGCCTTCCGAGAGCACTGGGAGCGCTCGTGGGTGAGCCAGCACTGCAAGAGCCTGGCCATCCCGTGCCCGGCGCACTACACGCCGCGCATGTCACCCGACTTCACCGTCTACATGATCAAATACCTCATGACGCTCATCGTGGGCATCACGTCGGGCTTCTGGATCTGGTCCGGCAAGACGCTGCACTCGTGGAGGAAGTTCTACACCCGTCTCACCAACAGCCGGCACGGCGAGACCACCGTGTGA